The following proteins are co-located in the Chaetodon trifascialis isolate fChaTrf1 chromosome 14, fChaTrf1.hap1, whole genome shotgun sequence genome:
- the ppp2r5ca gene encoding serine/threonine-protein phosphatase 2A 56 kDa regulatory subunit gamma isoform isoform X3 translates to MLTCNKSGDRMVVDAPNSNGPFQPVALMHFRDVAPAEQEKLFIQKLRQCCVLFDFLSDPLSDLKWKEVKRAALSEMVEYITHNRNVITEPIYPEVVHMFAVNMFRTLPPSSNPTGAEFDPEEDEPTLEAAWPHLQLVYEFFLRFLESPDFQPNIAKKYIDQKFVMQLLELFDSEDPRERDFLKTTLHRIYGKFLGLRAYIRKQINNIFYRFIYETEHHNGIAELLEILGSIINGFALPLKEEHKIFLLKVLLPLHKVKSLSVYHPQLAYCVVQFLEKDSTLTEPVVMALLKYWPKTHSPKEVMFLNELEEILDVIEPSEFVKVQEPLFRQLAKCVSSPHFQVAERALYYWNNEYIMSLISDNAAKILPIMFPALYRNSKTHWNKTIHGLIYNALKLFMEMNQKLFDDCTQQFRAEKNKEKAKSKEREEAWIKIENLAKSNPQSCSNGDGYPFDRRCSEVKKDS, encoded by the exons aTGTGGCCCCCgcagagcaggagaagctcTTCATCCAGAAGCTGCGACAGTGCTGCGTTCTTTTTGACTTCCTGTCCGACCCGCTGAGCGACCTGAAATGGAAGGAAGTGAAGCGGGCGGCGCTGAGCGAAATGGTGGAGTACATCACCCACAACAGGAATGTCATCACAGAGCCCATCTACCCGGAGGTGGTGCACATG tTTGCAGTGAACATGTTCAGAACATTGCCTCCATCGTCCAACCCCACCGGAGCGGAGTTTGATCCAGAGGAAGATGAGCCAACACTTGAAGCTGCGTGGCCACACCTCCAG CTCGTCTATGAATTTTTCCTTAGGTTTTTAGAATCGCCCGACTTTCAGCCGAACATAGCGAAGAAATACATCGACCAGAAATTTGTTATGCAG CTCCTAGAACTATTTGACAGCGAAGATCCCCGAGAGAGAGACTTCCTCAAAACTACCCTCCACAGGATCTATGGAAAGTTCCTGGGCCTGAGAGCGTACATCAGAAAACAGATCAATAACATTTTCTATAG GTTTATCTATGAGACAGAGCACCATAACGGTATAGCTGAACTACTGGAAATACTTGGAAG CATAATCAATGGATTTGCCTTACCGCTAAAAGAAGAGCACAAGATTTTCCTGTTGAAGGTTTTATTGCCTCTGCACAAAGTCAAATCACTCAGTGTCTACCATCCACAG ctcGCCTACTGCGTGGTGCAGTTTTTAGAAAAGGACAGCACTCTAACTGAGCCG GTGGTAATGGCTCTACTAAAGTACTGGCCAAAGACTCACAGTCCCAAGGAAGTGATGTTCCTCAACGAACTGGAGGAGATCCTGGACGTCATCGAGCCCTCTGAGTTCGTTAAAGTGCAGGAGCCTCTCTTCAGACAGCTGGCCAAGTGTGTGTCCAGCCCACACTTCCAG gTGGCAGAGAGAGCTCTGTACTACTGGAACAACGAGTACATCATGAGTCTTATCAGCGACAACGCAGCGAAGATCCTGCCGATTATGTTCCCCGCTCTGTATCGCAACTCCAAGACCCACTGGAACAA GACCATCCACGGCCTCATCTACAACGCTCTGAAGCTTTTCATGGAGATGAATCAGAAGCTCTTTGATGATTGCACACAGCAGTTCAGGGCTGAGAAAAACAA AGAGAAGGCAAAGTCAAAAGAACGTGAAGAGGCTTGGATCAAGATCGAGAACCTCGCCAAGTCGAATCCACAG TCCTGTAGCAATGGAGACGGATATCCCTTTGATAGAAGATGTTCAGAGGTTAAAAAAGACAGTTGA
- the ppp2r5ca gene encoding serine/threonine-protein phosphatase 2A 56 kDa regulatory subunit gamma isoform isoform X1 gives MLTCNKSGDRMVVDAPNSNGPFQPVALMHFRDVAPAEQEKLFIQKLRQCCVLFDFLSDPLSDLKWKEVKRAALSEMVEYITHNRNVITEPIYPEVVHMFAVNMFRTLPPSSNPTGAEFDPEEDEPTLEAAWPHLQLVYEFFLRFLESPDFQPNIAKKYIDQKFVMQLLELFDSEDPRERDFLKTTLHRIYGKFLGLRAYIRKQINNIFYRFIYETEHHNGIAELLEILGSIINGFALPLKEEHKIFLLKVLLPLHKVKSLSVYHPQLAYCVVQFLEKDSTLTEPVVMALLKYWPKTHSPKEVMFLNELEEILDVIEPSEFVKVQEPLFRQLAKCVSSPHFQVAERALYYWNNEYIMSLISDNAAKILPIMFPALYRNSKTHWNKTIHGLIYNALKLFMEMNQKLFDDCTQQFRAEKNKEKAKSKEREEAWIKIENLAKSNPQFSMYVDSSDLNSPVAMETDIPLIEDVQRLKKTVEEGATQLQHDQRKERPMVRRKSELPQDIYTTKALESHRRAEDMLTTHDGL, from the exons aTGTGGCCCCCgcagagcaggagaagctcTTCATCCAGAAGCTGCGACAGTGCTGCGTTCTTTTTGACTTCCTGTCCGACCCGCTGAGCGACCTGAAATGGAAGGAAGTGAAGCGGGCGGCGCTGAGCGAAATGGTGGAGTACATCACCCACAACAGGAATGTCATCACAGAGCCCATCTACCCGGAGGTGGTGCACATG tTTGCAGTGAACATGTTCAGAACATTGCCTCCATCGTCCAACCCCACCGGAGCGGAGTTTGATCCAGAGGAAGATGAGCCAACACTTGAAGCTGCGTGGCCACACCTCCAG CTCGTCTATGAATTTTTCCTTAGGTTTTTAGAATCGCCCGACTTTCAGCCGAACATAGCGAAGAAATACATCGACCAGAAATTTGTTATGCAG CTCCTAGAACTATTTGACAGCGAAGATCCCCGAGAGAGAGACTTCCTCAAAACTACCCTCCACAGGATCTATGGAAAGTTCCTGGGCCTGAGAGCGTACATCAGAAAACAGATCAATAACATTTTCTATAG GTTTATCTATGAGACAGAGCACCATAACGGTATAGCTGAACTACTGGAAATACTTGGAAG CATAATCAATGGATTTGCCTTACCGCTAAAAGAAGAGCACAAGATTTTCCTGTTGAAGGTTTTATTGCCTCTGCACAAAGTCAAATCACTCAGTGTCTACCATCCACAG ctcGCCTACTGCGTGGTGCAGTTTTTAGAAAAGGACAGCACTCTAACTGAGCCG GTGGTAATGGCTCTACTAAAGTACTGGCCAAAGACTCACAGTCCCAAGGAAGTGATGTTCCTCAACGAACTGGAGGAGATCCTGGACGTCATCGAGCCCTCTGAGTTCGTTAAAGTGCAGGAGCCTCTCTTCAGACAGCTGGCCAAGTGTGTGTCCAGCCCACACTTCCAG gTGGCAGAGAGAGCTCTGTACTACTGGAACAACGAGTACATCATGAGTCTTATCAGCGACAACGCAGCGAAGATCCTGCCGATTATGTTCCCCGCTCTGTATCGCAACTCCAAGACCCACTGGAACAA GACCATCCACGGCCTCATCTACAACGCTCTGAAGCTTTTCATGGAGATGAATCAGAAGCTCTTTGATGATTGCACACAGCAGTTCAGGGCTGAGAAAAACAA AGAGAAGGCAAAGTCAAAAGAACGTGAAGAGGCTTGGATCAAGATCGAGAACCTCGCCAAGTCGAATCCACAG TTCTCTATGTATGTTGATTCCTCTGACCTCAATAGTCCTGTAGCAATGGAGACGGATATCCCTTTGATAGAAGATGTTCAGAGGTTAAAAAAGACAGTTGAGGAGGGCGCGACTCAG TTGCAGCATGACCAGCGGAAAGAGCGGCCTATGGTGCGACGCAAATCTGAGTTGCCTCAGGATATCTACACCACAAAAGCCTTGGAGTCCCACCGCAGAGCTGAAGACATGTTGACCACCCACGATGGACTCTAG
- the ppp2r5ca gene encoding serine/threonine-protein phosphatase 2A 56 kDa regulatory subunit gamma isoform isoform X2 — protein sequence MLTCNKSGDRMVVDAPNSNGPFQPVALMHFRDVAPAEQEKLFIQKLRQCCVLFDFLSDPLSDLKWKEVKRAALSEMVEYITHNRNVITEPIYPEVVHMFAVNMFRTLPPSSNPTGAEFDPEEDEPTLEAAWPHLQLVYEFFLRFLESPDFQPNIAKKYIDQKFVMQLLELFDSEDPRERDFLKTTLHRIYGKFLGLRAYIRKQINNIFYRFIYETEHHNGIAELLEILGSIINGFALPLKEEHKIFLLKVLLPLHKVKSLSVYHPQLAYCVVQFLEKDSTLTEPVVMALLKYWPKTHSPKEVMFLNELEEILDVIEPSEFVKVQEPLFRQLAKCVSSPHFQVAERALYYWNNEYIMSLISDNAAKILPIMFPALYRNSKTHWNKTIHGLIYNALKLFMEMNQKLFDDCTQQFRAEKNKEKAKSKEREEAWIKIENLAKSNPQLQHDQRKERPMVRRKSELPQDIYTTKALESHRRAEDMLTTHDGL from the exons aTGTGGCCCCCgcagagcaggagaagctcTTCATCCAGAAGCTGCGACAGTGCTGCGTTCTTTTTGACTTCCTGTCCGACCCGCTGAGCGACCTGAAATGGAAGGAAGTGAAGCGGGCGGCGCTGAGCGAAATGGTGGAGTACATCACCCACAACAGGAATGTCATCACAGAGCCCATCTACCCGGAGGTGGTGCACATG tTTGCAGTGAACATGTTCAGAACATTGCCTCCATCGTCCAACCCCACCGGAGCGGAGTTTGATCCAGAGGAAGATGAGCCAACACTTGAAGCTGCGTGGCCACACCTCCAG CTCGTCTATGAATTTTTCCTTAGGTTTTTAGAATCGCCCGACTTTCAGCCGAACATAGCGAAGAAATACATCGACCAGAAATTTGTTATGCAG CTCCTAGAACTATTTGACAGCGAAGATCCCCGAGAGAGAGACTTCCTCAAAACTACCCTCCACAGGATCTATGGAAAGTTCCTGGGCCTGAGAGCGTACATCAGAAAACAGATCAATAACATTTTCTATAG GTTTATCTATGAGACAGAGCACCATAACGGTATAGCTGAACTACTGGAAATACTTGGAAG CATAATCAATGGATTTGCCTTACCGCTAAAAGAAGAGCACAAGATTTTCCTGTTGAAGGTTTTATTGCCTCTGCACAAAGTCAAATCACTCAGTGTCTACCATCCACAG ctcGCCTACTGCGTGGTGCAGTTTTTAGAAAAGGACAGCACTCTAACTGAGCCG GTGGTAATGGCTCTACTAAAGTACTGGCCAAAGACTCACAGTCCCAAGGAAGTGATGTTCCTCAACGAACTGGAGGAGATCCTGGACGTCATCGAGCCCTCTGAGTTCGTTAAAGTGCAGGAGCCTCTCTTCAGACAGCTGGCCAAGTGTGTGTCCAGCCCACACTTCCAG gTGGCAGAGAGAGCTCTGTACTACTGGAACAACGAGTACATCATGAGTCTTATCAGCGACAACGCAGCGAAGATCCTGCCGATTATGTTCCCCGCTCTGTATCGCAACTCCAAGACCCACTGGAACAA GACCATCCACGGCCTCATCTACAACGCTCTGAAGCTTTTCATGGAGATGAATCAGAAGCTCTTTGATGATTGCACACAGCAGTTCAGGGCTGAGAAAAACAA AGAGAAGGCAAAGTCAAAAGAACGTGAAGAGGCTTGGATCAAGATCGAGAACCTCGCCAAGTCGAATCCACAG TTGCAGCATGACCAGCGGAAAGAGCGGCCTATGGTGCGACGCAAATCTGAGTTGCCTCAGGATATCTACACCACAAAAGCCTTGGAGTCCCACCGCAGAGCTGAAGACATGTTGACCACCCACGATGGACTCTAG
- the ppp2r5ca gene encoding serine/threonine-protein phosphatase 2A 56 kDa regulatory subunit gamma isoform isoform X4 — translation MFRTLPPSSNPTGAEFDPEEDEPTLEAAWPHLQLVYEFFLRFLESPDFQPNIAKKYIDQKFVMQLLELFDSEDPRERDFLKTTLHRIYGKFLGLRAYIRKQINNIFYRFIYETEHHNGIAELLEILGSIINGFALPLKEEHKIFLLKVLLPLHKVKSLSVYHPQLAYCVVQFLEKDSTLTEPVVMALLKYWPKTHSPKEVMFLNELEEILDVIEPSEFVKVQEPLFRQLAKCVSSPHFQVAERALYYWNNEYIMSLISDNAAKILPIMFPALYRNSKTHWNKTIHGLIYNALKLFMEMNQKLFDDCTQQFRAEKNKEKAKSKEREEAWIKIENLAKSNPQFSMYVDSSDLNSPVAMETDIPLIEDVQRLKKTVEEGATQLQHDQRKERPMVRRKSELPQDIYTTKALESHRRAEDMLTTHDGL, via the exons ATGTTCAGAACATTGCCTCCATCGTCCAACCCCACCGGAGCGGAGTTTGATCCAGAGGAAGATGAGCCAACACTTGAAGCTGCGTGGCCACACCTCCAG CTCGTCTATGAATTTTTCCTTAGGTTTTTAGAATCGCCCGACTTTCAGCCGAACATAGCGAAGAAATACATCGACCAGAAATTTGTTATGCAG CTCCTAGAACTATTTGACAGCGAAGATCCCCGAGAGAGAGACTTCCTCAAAACTACCCTCCACAGGATCTATGGAAAGTTCCTGGGCCTGAGAGCGTACATCAGAAAACAGATCAATAACATTTTCTATAG GTTTATCTATGAGACAGAGCACCATAACGGTATAGCTGAACTACTGGAAATACTTGGAAG CATAATCAATGGATTTGCCTTACCGCTAAAAGAAGAGCACAAGATTTTCCTGTTGAAGGTTTTATTGCCTCTGCACAAAGTCAAATCACTCAGTGTCTACCATCCACAG ctcGCCTACTGCGTGGTGCAGTTTTTAGAAAAGGACAGCACTCTAACTGAGCCG GTGGTAATGGCTCTACTAAAGTACTGGCCAAAGACTCACAGTCCCAAGGAAGTGATGTTCCTCAACGAACTGGAGGAGATCCTGGACGTCATCGAGCCCTCTGAGTTCGTTAAAGTGCAGGAGCCTCTCTTCAGACAGCTGGCCAAGTGTGTGTCCAGCCCACACTTCCAG gTGGCAGAGAGAGCTCTGTACTACTGGAACAACGAGTACATCATGAGTCTTATCAGCGACAACGCAGCGAAGATCCTGCCGATTATGTTCCCCGCTCTGTATCGCAACTCCAAGACCCACTGGAACAA GACCATCCACGGCCTCATCTACAACGCTCTGAAGCTTTTCATGGAGATGAATCAGAAGCTCTTTGATGATTGCACACAGCAGTTCAGGGCTGAGAAAAACAA AGAGAAGGCAAAGTCAAAAGAACGTGAAGAGGCTTGGATCAAGATCGAGAACCTCGCCAAGTCGAATCCACAG TTCTCTATGTATGTTGATTCCTCTGACCTCAATAGTCCTGTAGCAATGGAGACGGATATCCCTTTGATAGAAGATGTTCAGAGGTTAAAAAAGACAGTTGAGGAGGGCGCGACTCAG TTGCAGCATGACCAGCGGAAAGAGCGGCCTATGGTGCGACGCAAATCTGAGTTGCCTCAGGATATCTACACCACAAAAGCCTTGGAGTCCCACCGCAGAGCTGAAGACATGTTGACCACCCACGATGGACTCTAG